CGATCTCGCGCGCTTCCTCGACGAGAAGCCGCCGCACCACCTCTGATGCCGGCCTGTGCCGGCTAGGGGGTGTTGCGCGCCGCGGAGTCGTGACCGCCATCGCGCTGCGAGATGAGGTGGTCGCGGATCTCCTTGAGCACCTCCAGCTCGCTGACCTCCAGGGTCTCCTCGACGCCCTCCTTCGCCCTGTCGTGCGCGGCCCGCTTGGCGAGGACCCTCGCCATCGGCAGGACCATGAGGAAGTAGACGACGGCGGCGGTGATCACGAAGCTCAGCACGGCGCTCAGAACCGTGCCCCACATGATCGGGATGCCCGAGACGACGTTCCCCGCGTCGTCCACCACACAGGGGCCCTTGAGGCAGGACTTGTAGCTCTCCAGGTCCTTGGTTCCGAAAGCGCCGACCAGCGGGTTGATGACGCCCTTCACGACCGAGTTCACGATGTTCGTGAACGCGGCGCCGATGACCACCGCGACGGCCAGGTCGATCACGTTCCCGCGCATCAGGAAGGCCTTGAAGCCGTCCAGCACGCTTTCCTTCTTCTGACTCACCAGGGCGCCTCTCGTTGCGTGTGCAGTTGGCGGAGCCATTACGCCGTGAAGGGTGCAGGAACGTCCAATCCGTACACACGGACCGGCTACTTGACAGGCAGTCAGTACGAATCAGCACAGTGTCACCGCCAGTCGGGAGGTGGCGCCCGCGCCGGCGAGCACCGTCGCCGTCGACCGTGGAACGGACAGCACGACCAGTGCTCCGCCGTCCGGTCGAGTCTCACTGGTGCGCGGAACTTCGGCCACTCGAGCGCCTGTCGCGACCACGTGGGCGTCAGTTTCCGTGCCCGTGGGGGAGTTGGCGGCGGCGATCACGTCGACCCGGTCGCCGGGACGCAGCAGCCGGACGGTCGCGGCATCCGCGATCCGTACCGGGGCGGCCACCAGCCGCACCGCGGGCGGCTTCCGCTTCTCCCGTGCGAGCGCGTTCCGCTCGGCCGGGGAGTCGGCCGACACCGCGCTCGCGGCGCCGCCCGCGGCGAGCGCGACGGCGGCCGTCGCGAGCACCGCGGCGGGCGTCCTGCGCCTGCGCCGCAGGGTGCGCCGCAGCCGCCTGCGGCCGCCGCGCACCCGCAGCGGCGCGAACTGCGGCACCGCGGACGGCTCCGGCACGTGCGGGACGTA
This sequence is a window from Streptomyces sp. HUAS YS2. Protein-coding genes within it:
- the mscL gene encoding large conductance mechanosensitive channel protein MscL, which produces MSQKKESVLDGFKAFLMRGNVIDLAVAVVIGAAFTNIVNSVVKGVINPLVGAFGTKDLESYKSCLKGPCVVDDAGNVVSGIPIMWGTVLSAVLSFVITAAVVYFLMVLPMARVLAKRAAHDRAKEGVEETLEVSELEVLKEIRDHLISQRDGGHDSAARNTP